In Alkalihalobacterium alkalinitrilicum, a genomic segment contains:
- the galE gene encoding UDP-glucose 4-epimerase GalE → MKVLVTGGAGYIGSHTCVELLNAGYKIIVVDNLSNSKLVALERVKEITGKELEFYNVDLLDKVALYQVFSNHRIDAVIHFAGLKAVGESVSIPLKYYHNNITGTLNLCEVMQAFGVNRMVFSSSATVYGLQEDVPFSEEIPLQTTNPYGRTKLMVEEILRDLYVSNQNWSIALLRYFNPVGAHPSGYIGEDPSGIPNNLLPFITQVAVGKLSELKVFGNDYDTHDGTGVRDYIHVVDLAIGHIRALENVLNTAGVKAYNLGTGTGYSVLDMINAFEKVTGIAIPYQIVDRRPGDIGTSYANPTKANKELKWVAHKGIEEMCKDAWRWQSYNPNGFDTKVKHKALK, encoded by the coding sequence ATGAAGGTTTTAGTAACAGGTGGAGCAGGATATATTGGGTCCCATACATGCGTAGAGCTACTTAACGCTGGATATAAGATTATTGTTGTTGATAATTTATCCAATAGTAAGCTAGTTGCATTAGAACGAGTTAAAGAGATTACTGGAAAGGAGTTAGAATTTTACAATGTAGATCTACTAGATAAGGTGGCATTATATCAAGTATTCTCTAATCATCGAATTGACGCTGTTATTCATTTTGCGGGTTTGAAGGCAGTTGGAGAGTCAGTTTCTATTCCTCTAAAATACTATCATAACAATATTACAGGGACACTTAACTTATGTGAAGTAATGCAAGCGTTTGGCGTCAATCGTATGGTTTTTAGTTCATCGGCAACGGTTTATGGTTTACAAGAAGATGTTCCGTTTTCAGAAGAGATCCCTTTACAGACGACAAATCCATATGGAAGAACGAAATTAATGGTTGAGGAGATTTTGCGTGATTTGTATGTCTCTAATCAGAATTGGAGTATTGCATTGTTACGCTATTTTAATCCAGTAGGTGCTCATCCAAGTGGTTATATTGGGGAAGATCCGAGTGGGATTCCAAATAATCTTTTGCCTTTTATTACTCAAGTAGCCGTAGGAAAGTTATCTGAACTAAAAGTGTTTGGAAATGACTATGATACTCATGATGGGACAGGAGTGAGGGATTATATTCATGTGGTTGACCTAGCTATTGGTCATATAAGAGCCCTTGAAAATGTATTGAATACTGCTGGTGTAAAAGCATATAACTTAGGGACTGGAACAGGGTATAGCGTATTAGATATGATCAATGCATTTGAAAAGGTGACAGGAATAGCTATTCCTTATCAAATTGTCGATAGGCGACCTGGAGATATCGGAACTAGCTATGCGAATCCTACCAAAGCCAATAAAGAGTTAAAATGGGTTGCACATAAAGGAATAGAAGAAATGTGTAAAGACGCATGGCGTTGGCAATCATATAATCCAAATGGTTTCGATACAAAAGTTAAACATAAAGCACTTAAATAA
- a CDS encoding acyltransferase family protein: MELSRSDSKMLKGVAILLMVLLHLFTRKDVNGLYETYPMINEVPLVYYIGLFGDACRPIYLFLTGYAFFIFINKNKGSVLNKNVSRIFKLLINYWIVLFLFVSIGFIVGKGDSFPGSLSKFSLDFFVITNSYNGAWWFLQIYIIIVLLSPLLIKVVNKYSWTILLLFSGAIYLVRSNVGNMLLILVITLLF, translated from the coding sequence ATGGAACTTTCAAGAAGTGATTCAAAAATGCTCAAAGGAGTTGCTATATTATTAATGGTATTGCTCCATCTTTTTACAAGGAAAGATGTTAATGGACTATATGAAACTTATCCAATGATTAATGAAGTTCCATTGGTTTATTATATTGGTTTATTTGGAGATGCTTGTAGGCCGATCTATTTATTCTTAACTGGTTATGCTTTCTTTATTTTTATTAATAAAAATAAAGGGTCAGTACTTAATAAAAATGTAAGTCGTATATTTAAACTATTAATTAATTATTGGATTGTACTTTTTCTTTTTGTTTCAATTGGTTTTATAGTAGGAAAAGGTGATAGTTTTCCAGGAAGTTTAAGTAAATTTTCACTTGACTTTTTTGTGATTACAAACTCTTATAATGGTGCATGGTGGTTTTTACAAATATATATAATCATAGTGTTACTATCCCCACTTTTAATTAAAGTTGTCAATAAATATAGCTGGACTATTTTACTATTATTTTCAGGAGCTATTTATTTAGTTAGATCCAACGTTGGAAATATGTTATTGATTTTGGTGATAACTTTGTTGTTTTAA
- a CDS encoding ABC transporter ATP-binding protein has protein sequence MRETIKKLIVLFNKKEKKQFIMLFALMIIAAIFETLGIGMIVPFVGIITNPEIIYEQTILLYLYETLNFQSPASFIIFSVIVLLSIFVIKNLYLLLFYYIQFRIIFKQQVKLSKKLFAAYLTKPYTFHLERNSADLLRNVNGEVPKIFQGIILSSFHLLTEILVVICILTLLLIAAPIATLTASFLLILSVVLFFKVFRNKINSLGIEQQKVGGAMIKWVNQGLGASKEVKVSGRENYFINSYTNKSKIQAKNNSYMKMLEQIPRLFIETILVSIIFITMIVIIFQGTTTAQIVSTMALFAMAAFRLMPSINRIITMITTIKYNQPALKVVYNDLIINTGIEHEEESEISSNEIVNNKNGNRYFNKSIQLVNVSFRYPNQNEYSVNDVSLSVPIGHSVAFIGESGAGKTTIVDIILGLYEPEKGKVFVDNKPLNSYGELWKRKIGYIPQNIFLTDDTIRGNVAFGINMESIDDEQVWDALEQAHLKEFVLSLPDQLDTHVGERGVRLSGGQRQRIGIARALYHNPEILFMDEATSALDNETEKEIMKAIDGLKGEKTLIIIAHRLSTIENCNTVFKMSKGRLVSIENNSEKAIL, from the coding sequence GTGAGGGAGACAATAAAAAAATTAATAGTATTATTTAATAAAAAAGAAAAAAAACAATTTATAATGTTATTTGCATTAATGATAATAGCAGCTATATTTGAAACTCTAGGTATAGGAATGATTGTTCCGTTTGTTGGGATTATTACTAATCCCGAAATTATCTATGAACAAACTATTCTCTTATATTTATACGAAACTCTTAATTTTCAGTCCCCAGCTTCTTTTATAATATTTTCTGTTATAGTGTTGTTATCTATTTTTGTCATAAAAAATCTATATTTATTATTATTTTATTATATCCAATTTAGAATTATATTTAAGCAACAGGTTAAGCTGTCTAAAAAATTATTTGCAGCTTATTTAACTAAACCCTATACTTTTCATTTAGAAAGAAATTCAGCGGATCTACTAAGGAATGTTAATGGAGAAGTTCCAAAAATTTTTCAAGGTATAATCTTATCTAGTTTTCACCTTCTTACAGAAATCCTTGTGGTAATTTGTATATTAACTCTATTATTAATAGCTGCACCTATAGCTACTCTAACAGCTTCTTTTTTACTGATATTAAGTGTTGTATTATTTTTTAAAGTATTTCGGAATAAAATAAATAGTTTGGGAATTGAGCAACAAAAAGTTGGCGGAGCTATGATTAAATGGGTTAATCAAGGATTAGGAGCAAGTAAAGAAGTAAAAGTTTCTGGCAGAGAAAATTATTTTATTAATTCCTATACAAACAAAAGTAAAATACAAGCTAAAAATAACTCTTATATGAAAATGCTAGAACAGATACCTAGATTATTTATTGAAACTATACTTGTATCAATAATATTTATTACGATGATTGTAATAATATTTCAGGGAACGACTACAGCCCAAATAGTTTCAACTATGGCACTATTTGCAATGGCTGCATTTCGATTAATGCCTTCTATTAACCGTATTATCACAATGATTACTACTATTAAATATAACCAACCAGCCTTGAAGGTTGTTTATAATGATTTAATAATAAATACTGGCATAGAACATGAAGAAGAGTCAGAAATATCTAGTAATGAAATTGTTAATAATAAGAATGGAAATAGATATTTTAATAAATCTATTCAATTAGTTAATGTTTCATTTCGCTATCCGAATCAAAATGAATATTCAGTAAATGACGTCTCATTAAGTGTTCCAATTGGACATTCAGTAGCTTTTATCGGTGAGTCAGGTGCTGGAAAGACAACTATTGTCGATATAATTCTAGGGTTGTATGAACCAGAAAAAGGAAAGGTATTTGTTGATAATAAACCATTAAATAGTTATGGTGAACTATGGAAGCGAAAAATAGGCTATATCCCACAAAATATTTTTTTAACAGATGATACTATCCGTGGTAATGTTGCATTTGGAATTAACATGGAGAGTATCGACGATGAGCAGGTTTGGGATGCATTGGAACAAGCACATTTAAAAGAGTTTGTATTGTCCTTACCAGACCAATTAGATACCCATGTCGGTGAAAGAGGAGTAAGACTTTCGGGAGGACAACGCCAACGAATCGGAATTGCTAGAGCATTGTACCACAATCCAGAAATCTTATTTATGGATGAAGCTACTTCTGCACTAGATAATGAAACAGAAAAGGAAATCATGAAGGCAATAGATGGATTAAAAGGAGAGAAAACATTAATTATTATCGCACATCGATTAAGTACGATCGAAAATTGTAATACTGTCTTTAAAATGAGTAAAGGAAGACTTGTTTCAATAGAAAATAATTCAGAAAAAGCAATATTGTAA
- a CDS encoding glycoside hydrolase family 88 protein, giving the protein MIQQVIMVILLSIIIVLILIDVIPILKDWLSRIHIGRYEDKDKWGQSITDVGVNWLNKTPKIKVTDNTRLVVIDMLQGNYTKSAIQHWQEASLLLGLSEKLKYEDESKIKKEILKYLERKFDDTGQWIDKPVHVDGAILAYAIMKLEFIDSDKYKKALDYTWEMIKEHIGEDGTVGYRKSMMDYRYVDTVGFICPFLVAYGLKYQKEECIDLAVKQIKEYEQWGMLKEHFIPCHAYKVNNKAPLGLYGWGRGLGWYAIGLIDAWEELPHRHYYKHVLEEKVLSFTKAIISFQQRDGNWNWTVTRDESRADSSTTATLTWFLLRAARIESVSKECLGSIEKSIEYLMNVTRRDGSIDFSQGDTKDIGVYSSLFNILPFTQGFCIRVISCYKNK; this is encoded by the coding sequence ATGATTCAACAAGTAATAATGGTTATATTACTTAGTATTATTATAGTACTTATATTAATCGATGTAATACCTATTTTAAAAGATTGGTTAAGTAGAATCCATATAGGAAGATACGAAGACAAAGATAAATGGGGGCAGTCAATTACTGATGTAGGTGTTAATTGGTTAAACAAAACTCCAAAAATTAAGGTAACAGATAACACTCGATTAGTAGTAATTGATATGTTACAAGGAAACTATACAAAAAGTGCTATACAACATTGGCAAGAAGCATCTTTGTTATTAGGCCTTTCAGAAAAGCTAAAATATGAAGATGAAAGTAAAATAAAAAAAGAAATATTAAAGTATCTGGAGAGAAAATTTGATGACACTGGCCAATGGATCGATAAACCAGTCCATGTCGATGGAGCTATACTTGCCTATGCCATAATGAAATTAGAATTTATAGATTCTGATAAATATAAAAAAGCCTTAGATTACACATGGGAAATGATTAAAGAACATATAGGTGAAGATGGAACAGTAGGATATAGGAAATCTATGATGGACTACAGATATGTAGATACGGTAGGTTTCATATGTCCTTTTTTAGTGGCTTATGGTTTGAAATATCAAAAAGAAGAATGCATTGATTTGGCTGTGAAGCAAATTAAAGAATATGAACAATGGGGTATGTTAAAAGAACACTTTATTCCCTGTCATGCCTATAAAGTTAACAATAAAGCTCCTCTTGGTTTATATGGTTGGGGAAGAGGTCTTGGCTGGTATGCAATTGGATTAATCGATGCATGGGAAGAGTTACCTCATAGGCATTATTATAAGCATGTTCTAGAAGAGAAAGTATTAAGTTTTACGAAAGCAATAATTAGTTTTCAACAAAGGGATGGAAATTGGAATTGGACTGTAACAAGGGATGAGAGTAGAGCCGATTCATCAACAACAGCAACTTTAACTTGGTTTTTATTAAGGGCAGCAAGAATAGAAAGTGTTTCAAAAGAATGCTTAGGAAGTATTGAAAAATCTATTGAATACTTGATGAATGTAACTAGGAGAGATGGATCAATTGATTTTTCACAAGGAGATACCAAAGATATTGGAGTATATTCTTCATTATTTAATATACTGCCTTTTACACAAGGGTTTTGTATTAGAGTAATAAGTTGCTACAAAAATAAATAA